The genomic region GAACACCTCGCCGCCCGCTTCGCCGCCAAAGAAGCCGTCCTCAAAGCCCTCGGCACCGGCCTCACCAGCGGCATCTCCTGGCAGGACATCGAGGTCATCCGCAGCCCCCTCGGCAAACCAAATGTCCGACTTTCAGGACGCGCGCACGATATCGCCGCCGAACTCGGCATCACCGACTGGCATCTCTCTCTCTCCCACACCGCTGGCTTGGCCATGGCCTCCGTCATCGCCACCGGCCCTCCACGCATCGAGCAGGGGGGATAACATCACACCATGCCCGGCAGATCGAGCAATAAAACACCCTTCGAGGTCATGGGACGACGCGACGCGGGCCCCGAGCCCTCGCCGCAGCCTTCCGAGGCCCCCAAGGCGGCGGATCGGCCCGCAGCGGATTCCGAGCCCACCACCGACCTGCTCGCGCCCAGCGAGCCGCTGGTGCTCCGTGTCCCCAAGGGCCTGGTCGCCGCCGTCGCCGTGGTGCTGCTGCTGATCCTGGGCCTCGCCTACTGGGTCGGCTACGAGCGTGGAGCCAACGGCGAGACCGAAACAACAGCCGCTGCAGTGGAAGCCCCACCCGGCCCGCTGACGACCCCTGCGGCCCCACCTCGCTTCATCGGGGCTGATCTGGAGGGTCCCGGAATCAGCCTTCTGGACCTCTCCAGAACCCCGCTGGGGGGCTATCAGGCCGATTCTCCCTCCGATCCCAGGCAGGACGGGATGAACTATCTGATCCTGGCCACCTATCCAGCCGCCGAAGCCCAGCGACTCAGCGAGTTTCTGGTGACTCACCGGGTTGCAAGTGTCCTCAAGCCCGTCAATAATGATCGATTCCAGGTCATCGCCGTCAATGTCGGTTTTACTCGAGATGCCTTCGAGCAGGGCACCCAGGAGACCTACCGACAGGCGTTACTGGAAGTCGGGCGTGCGTGGCACGCCCACAATGGCAGGCGCGGCAACGATGCCCTGCAGGACATGTACTTCTACCGTCACGGCCCAACGCCCTGACCCGAACTCCCGGCCGCAACCGGCCACGATACGGAGACTGCTCCCATGAGCCTCGACCGCAGCCTTCGCGCCAGTGGCGGCCTCGCCCGCCATCGCAACGTCCTTTCCCGCGCCGAGCGCATCGCCAAGCTCTCGGCTGAGGGCAAGTTTGTCCCCAGCGAGAACGATCCACTCGGTCTGCCCAAGCTGGCCAACCGAAAACTCGCCGCAGGCAAGACCACCAAGAAAAAGAAGGGCACCGAAACCGAAGAAGAGGCGAAGTAAGCCGCTTCCCGGTTGGATGGCCAGGCACTGAATCAGGGACTCGCTCATGCTCGATCCCGAAAGCTATCTTGCGTCCCGGGTCCACCAGATCGACGCTTCTGGGATCCGCAGGGTCTTTGACCTCGCCGCGAAACTGGACAACCCGATCAACCTGTCGATCGGCCAGCCGCACTTCGATGTGCCCGACGCTGCCAAACACGCCGCCATCCAAGCGATCGAGCAGGGCTTTAATCGCTATACCCAGACCCAAGGCGTCGCCAACCTTATCGCGCGAATCAATACAGATACGGCCAAGCAGTATCCCGGCACGCTTGGCGCAGCGGATCGAGCCCAGCTCGCCGAGGGTTTCCAGACGCTGATCACCTCGGGCGTCTCGGGCGGGCTGATGCTTATGCTGCTCGCATGCTGCAATCCCGGCGACGATGTTCTGATCCCCGATCCTTACTTCGTGATGTATCGTCATCTGGTCACACTCGCGGGCGGCAACCCAGTTTATGTCGATACCTATCCCGATTTCCAACTCACCCCCGAACGCGTGGAGCGGGCGATCACGCCCAAGTCCAAGCTGCTGCTGTTCAGTTCCCCCTCGAATCCGACAGGCGTCGTTCTGACGGAAGACAACGCCAAGGCCCTCGCGTCGCTCGCCGCGAAGCGGGGTTTGCTGCTGGCCAGCGACGAGATCTACGATCAGTTCTGCTACGACGGACCCTGCCCGTCGGTCGCCCGCCACACGGATCGAGTCATCCTGCTGCGTGGTTTTTCCAAGACCTATGCGATGACCGGCTGGCGTCTGGGCTACGCGACCGGCCCTCGCGCGATCATCGAGCAGATGACCAAGCTCCAGCAGTACTCCTTCGTCTGTGCGCCCTCGATGACGCAGGCCGCCGGTGTCGCGGCGCTCGATGTCGATATGCAGCCCTATGTGGATGAGTATCGCCAACGGAGAGACCACGTTGCCCAGCGGCTGCTTGAAGCTGGCTACAACCTGACCACACCCGGGGGCGCGTTCTACGCCTTCCCGGAGGTCCCACAGCACCTCGGCATCACGGCGAGCCAGTTTGCCGAGAGGACGGTCAAACAGGGCGTGCTGCTGATACCCGGATCGGTGTTCTCGAATCGCGACACCCACTTCCGGATCAGCTACGCATGCGGGCCCGAGCAGCTTGAGGCCGGTCTGGATGTCCTGGCGAATCTGGGTAAAGGTGCCTGAGACGATTTGTATTGGTTAAGGGGGGTTTCTCTCGGAACTCGTACTGGTTTTCGGTCGATGCTTCTGGTGGACCAACTGGGCTTATCCCCGGGAACCGCTGTGACCATGAGAACCGAGACCTCTGCGCTGTTGACCGTCGCCCTGCTTGCAGGCATCGCTGCGCCCACGGCACACGGCAACATCGTGCTCAACCCGAGCTTCGAGCAGAGTCCGACCAGTGAGACCTTTTCGAGCTGGGTCAGCAGCAACGTCGAGCGGATGGGACCGTTTATCGATTCGTATGACGGCAATCAGAGTGTCGATCTGGCCAAAGCCAAGTCGGGGTTCCTCCAGCAGCAACTCATCACGATCCCCGGCGAGACGTACCAACTCGAGTTCTACCTGTCGGCCAACATCTACAGCTTCAGGGAGTTGCCGAGGCAAGCTCGCGTCCTCTGGGGCGGGATGAGCCTTGGGCTCTTTACCTGGCTACAACTCGGCACCGAACCACCCGCTGAGGCCCGTTTCGAGCAGCACCTGATCTATAATCTCGTTGCGCCAACGAACCGAACCATCCTGCGTTTCGAAGACGTCTCGGCGACCAGCGGCTTTGGTGCCGTACTTGATGCCGTGAGCGTGACGCTGATGCCGGAGCCTGAACCCGAGACGATCCCAAGCCCCGCAGCGCTGCCCGGTGGCATCCTGCTCGGGCTCGCGGCGTTAACACGGCGCAAAACATCAGCCTGAACCAACGGGCTCAGGCTGATGGTCGATGGTCAGTTGATATCTGGAATCTCAAAGAGTTACGGGGTCGCGGCGGTTTCTTCTGCTTTCACCGTTTCACTATGCCGACCGTGGGTGTCACCCTCGCCGTAGGTAAAGGTCAGTTTCTTGGTGTCCAGAGAGTCGTCGAACTGGGCGCGCTCCTGCTCGTCGATGAGCCGGATACGCACCTGCGGGTACTCTCCCGACCAGTCGATGTCGAGCAGGCCGAAGTGGTTGTCACCCACAGCGTTCTCACTGGCACGGTGGTGGTTCTCTTCGGTGATGATGCGGCCTCCGGCGCTGTTGAGACCGGATGAGGTGACATCAACCGACATGTACGGGCCGGTGCCCCCGCAAACCGACACCTCGCCATGATGGCGATCGCCAGAGAGGAAGATCACGCCTTCGGCCTCGGAGTCTTCGATGGTCTGGAACAGTTTGTCTCGCTGCCAGGGCAGGGCGGACCATCGCTCCCAGCCGTGCTCATTGGCGACGACCTGGATGCTCGAAACGATCAACCTTAGTTCGGCAGGCTTCTTGAGTTCCTCTGCGAGCCAGGCCCACTGTGCTTCGCCGAGCATCGTGGCTGACTGATCGTCACGCTCCGCATACGGGCCGTGCTTGCGCTGATCCTCGGGCAGGCGTTCAAGGTCATCGCGGTGATACCGGGTATCCAGCAGGATGATCTGCGTGCGTTTGCCCTCTGGGCCGACGACCACGCTGTGATAAACACCTTCGCGGTCGTAGCGCGGTGAATCGGTGGGAACGCCCCAGAACTCCAGGAACTCACGCTGCGACTCGGCTTTCTTGGGGTACTCCTTGCCGCCGTCGTTGACGCCGTAGTCGTGATCGTCCCAGGTCGCGAGGATGGGGGTCGATGACTTGAGCTTCGCAAAGCCGGGCCGTGCGGCCAGCTCAGAGTACACGCCGCGCATGACGGCCATGTCTTCGGTATCGGCATAGACGTTGTCGCCTGCGAAGATAAACAGGTCTGGCGTCATGGCATTGATGACATCCCAGATCGGCTGCGGGCGGCCCTGACGGAGGCAGGAGCCGAACGCAATTCGCTCGAGCGGCTTCTCGGCCATCAGCGGCTTGTAGCCATTGATGACCGCCTCGACTACGACCGATGCTGCAGGGGTGCTTGCAATCTGCTGGTAGGAGGCCTGCTTCGCAGCGGCTGGCTTTTTCACAGCAACCGGCGCAGGCTCGGACGCCTTGGTGGCCTGAGCCTTCGGCTGAGTGGCCGCAGCGCTCGGTGTTGGTGGTGGCGTCGTTGTAGTTTCGGATGTCGCACAGCCCGACAACAGCAGGGCGGTCCACAAGGCAGGCACGGCCAGAACATGTCGAAGCATCGGAAGGCTCCTCAAAGAGTTTCGGAGCCCCGATTGTAGCCCTCCGCGCTACCGGTGCACGTTGAGACGCCGACTCAGGATTTGGCCTTCTCAGCCGGCGGCGCGTTGTACTGCATGATCAGGCCGATCACAGCAGGCACGGTCACCAGCAAGGGGATCGTCACGCTCGACTGGATCAGGGAATCGCTGACCGTCTGCCGCCAGGGCTCGAAGCTCATCACGAGGGCAAGACCGCCTATGACCACAAAGGTCGCTCCTGCGACGGCGGTAAACATCATCACCGACATGTCGAAGACGATGAACGCCAGCATCCCACAGACGAGGAGCCCGATCAGGGCACCGACCCAATGGGCTTCGGGGAGGGTCGAGCCGTTGGCCTGATTCAGGGCCAGCGTGAGTCCCGACCAGAGGTTGGAACCGATGAAAGCCCCGGACAGTCCGCCAAACAGAGCCACGGCGAACTTCATAAATGGACCGGCCAAGGCAGCGGCGATCAGCCCCAGGCAGCCGGCGACGACGTAAGGGGCCTGGACGAAATCTCCGACCCAGTAGCCGGAGAACATACCCAGCAGCAGGGCGAGTCCGATGGTCATCGTTTTGTAGAACTTGTAGCCGTTGAGCATGCAGGTCACGCCGATGACGATGAAGACCAGGGCCCAGACCACCGAGAGGGCCTGGAGGTTGGTGATCAACTCATCCGGTCGCGCCAGCGTATCGCCCCGGGAAAACACCGCGATGGTGGTTTCAAAGAGATTCTCGAGCGCTCCCTGCTCCGCTGGTTCAGAACCGGAACTCTGGGCGAGTAAGGCGACCATGGCTTATGTTCCTGCCAAAGGCTGATGCCCGGGATCGCTCCCGACGCGCATTATCTATCGGCCTTTTTTCGGAAAAGCGTCCACTGAAACGCAACACCCGCGAGAGTTATCAGACCCAGAACGACCAGTGTGCCCCTTGGCCCGGTCGGCAGCGATCCGGCTATGGCTGGAGCGAACTGGGCTAGAAGCCGAGTCCCGGGCAGGTAGATGAGCACCGAACCGAGCATCGAGGACTCGATCGACGACGCGGTGTGCGGCATCAGCAATCCGAGCAGCAACCCAACGACCGCTCCGATCAACGAGCCGGTCAGGACCGTTCCCTTTAACGCAGGCGTTAACTGATCCCACCAGGCACGAAGCGACGCCTCCTGGTCGGAGAGCGCTTCTCGAAGCGCCTCCAGCATCCGGCTGGCGGTCTCCGACCACATTGAACCGGGTTGATCGCCTGACGCCTGCTCCGCGCCGTCGTCGCTCGTTGGCGGGTCGCTCTCCGCGCCTTCCTCGTACGGGATCGAACTCTGGATCGCGTCGCGAACCTTGCCGACGATCTCTTGCACATGAGCCCGGGTCGTCTGGGCCAACTGGTCGTTGATCAAGTCCGAGGCGGTCTCGTCAGCGGAAGACAGCAAGGTCTGGCTGGTGTCGTCATCCAGATCGACGGCAGGCGGAGGCGTTCCCTGCCAGAGCAGGACGACGCAGGGGACTACTGCGGCCAGCAGTGCGGCACCTGTGACCGCGACAAAAGCTCGGAACAGGAAACCGGCGAACAACGCCCCGCCCAGAGCCCCGATCAACGAAGCGCCGACCAGCATCATCGAACTCAGCCCAAAGAACTGCCCCAAGGCCGCTCCGGCCGCAGAGCCGAGCGTGAGGCCCACAAGCACGCAGCTCGCGCGGGCCAGTTTCCTGCCAGCGAGCAACAGCACCAGCCCTACAAGCATCAGGCCGCCAGCGAGATAGACCTCGATGGCCAACCCTGAGACGGTTTCAAGCGTGTTGGCGGTTTGCGGGTCCATAACGGCTCCTTCCGAGCACCTCAAGGAGGATACGCCACCGTGGGTGACGGCCTGTTCCCCCCATGCTATCGCTCAGCGGCCTCTGCGCCCGTTACAATCTGCCCATGACTGAGAATCCGAGCCCAGTGGACCCCATGAGCATCGACGCCCAACTGGCCCCGCTGCGCGAGAAGATCGACCGGCTCGACCGCGATCTGATCGAGTTGCTCAACCAACGAGCCGAGGTCGTCGTCGAGATCGGCCGGATCAAACGCGACACCGGCGGGCCCATCTACGCACCCGACCGCGAGCAGCGGGTTCTCGAACGGGTCCGCGAACTCAACCGGGATCGCGTCCTGCCTGATTCCTGCGTCGAAGCGATCTGGCGCGAGATGATGTCAGGCAGTTTCGCGCTCGAGCGCCCCCTCCGCATCGGATACCTCGGCCCGCCGGGGTCATTTAGCCACCTCGCCGCGCGTCGTAAGTTCGGAGCCTCAGTCGAATATGACAATCTCGATGACATCCCGCTGATCTTTGAGTCGGTCGATCGAGGCGACCTCGACTACGGCCTGATCCCCATCGAGAACTCGACCGAGGGCTTCGTCACGACCTCGCTGGACTGCCTCATCACGGCCCGCTCCCGGGTGTGTGCCGAGGTGCTGCTTCCGATCCACCACAACCTGCTGGCCAACTGCGATCCACCAGACATCAAGGTCATCTATTCACACCCCCAGGCGTTGGCTCAGTGCCGACACTGGCTCAGTGCCCAGTTCCCGCAGGTGCCCCGGGTAGCGACATCGTCGACCTCCAAAGCCGCCGAGCAGGCAGCGAGCGAACCGGGTGCCGCCGCGATCGGCTCGGCCCTGGCCGCCCAGACGTTCGGGCTTGCTATGCAGTTTCAGAACATCGAAGACACCAGCGGGAACATGACGCGCTTCTACATCATCGCGCAGCAGGAGACAAACCCCACTGGCGATGACAAGACCGCGACTTTCTTTACCACCCGCCACAAGGCCGGTGCTCTGGCCGACGTTCTCGATGTCTTTCGCGAGCACGGGATCAATCTGACCCACATCGACAAACGCCCCAGCAAACGCAAGCACTGGGACTACGTCTTTTTCGTGGACCTGCTTGGGCACACAAGTGAGGCCAATGTCGCTAAGGCCATCTCGGAAGCCGCAGAGCACTGTCTCGAGCTCCGGGTGCTCGGGTCTTTCCCCCGCGCGACCCAACCCCTGTAGACTGCCGCGATGCGGCTCGCAATCGTCACCGAGACCTACCCGCCGGAAGTCAACGGCGTGGCCATGACCCTTCAGCAACTGGCTGAGGGCATGGTAGAACGCGGCCACTGCGTGGAAATCATTCGCCCGCGCCAGAACGCAGACGACAACAACCGAACCGTTGATGGTATCGAGCACGTCACGGTTCAGGGCGTGCCGCTGCCTCGCTACGACGGCCTTAAACTCGGCCTGCCCTCAGCGGGCACGATGATCCGAAGGTGGCGAGCCAATCCTCCCCATGTTGCGCACATCGCGACCGAAGGTCCGCTGGGGTTGTCAGCCTTGTGGGCGACCCACCGCGTGAAGCTGCCGGTCACCTCAGCCTTCCACACCAACTTCCACGAATACTTCGACCACTACGGGCTGAGCCCGCTGCGTCGTTTTCTGGTCTGGTACCTCAAGCGATTCCACAACGCCTGCTGCTCGACGATGGTCCCCGCCGTCCCGATGCGTGATGCGTTGGCTTCTCGAGGCTTCGAGCGTCTCACCCTCCTGGGTCGTGGCGTCGATACCGACCTCTTTCATCCCGACCATCGCTCGGACGACCTCCGCAGATCGTGGGATGCCAGCCCTGAGGATGTCGTGATGGTCTACGTCGGCCGTGTCGCCGAAGAGAAGAACATGCCGCTGGCTATTGAGGCCTTTCAGGCGGCTCGACAGACCGTACCAAACCTCAAGCTCGTGATCGTGGGCGACGGCCCGCTTCGCGAGCAACTGCAGCAGGCTCACTCCGATGTCATTTTTGCCGGCACCCGTCGAGGCGAGGAGTTGGCCGCCCACTACGCCTCCGGCGACATCTTCATCTTCGCCAGCACGACCGAGACCTATGGCAACGTTATCCCCGAGGCTATGGCGTCCGGTCTCGCTGTCGTAACCTTCGACTACGCGGCGGGCCAGGCGCTGATTCAGGACAACGACAACGGCCGCCTCGCTCATTTTGGGGACCGCGACCACTTCATCCAGGTCACCAAAGAACTCAGCTCCGACATCAATGCCATTGACCGCTGCCGATCCCAGGCCCGAACGACCACGCTCGCGCTCTCATGGTCAGCCGTCCACGAGCGATTTGAGCAACTGCTGATGGATGCCTCAAAGATGCGCTGTCCCGAAGCCGAGACCAGTGAAAAGACACGGGAAGCTGGCACTCACGTCTAGACTCAAGCCACCTCGTCACAGGCGCGACTCGCCTGCGCAGAGGGCACCCAGTGGCACACCCCGCTGTGGTCACGCAGCACCAGTCCGCTGGTGATGTCCACATCGATCACCTCCCCGCAGAGCATCTGACCGTTGACCTTCAGCGTGGCCTGCCTCCCAAGATCACTGCTGCGCACCCGCCAGCGTTCGGCCAGGTCACCCGTATCGAGTTTCGTGAGTGATACGAATCGCTCCAGCACCGCGTGGGCCAGCCATAGCCGGTCGATCCGCAGCCCCAGGTCCGCCAGAGATGTCGGCGCTGTGATCGAGCCATCCAGGCGCTGCGGACCTTCAACCTCAGGCGTCCCGAGCACGTTGATGCCCCAGCCAATCACCGCCCAGGACTGCCCCGAAGCGTCGGCGACACGCTCGATCAACACGCCTGCCAGCTTGCGATCGTTGAGCAACACATCATTGGGCCACCGGATTGTCGCGGCTTGATGCGTCGGCAGGAGGTGAACAGACTCCGCTACCGCGAGACAACCGATCACCGGCATCCGTTCGACTGGCTCACTTCCTTCCAGCGGCCATGCCAAGGACATCAACAAGCCATCACCGCTTGCTGCCAACCAACTCCGCCCTCGACGGCCACGACCGGCGGTCTGCTCGTCGGCCATCGCCACGGTCGCTCCACGCTGCTCGCCATCGAGAAGCCGCTTGAGAACATCCTGCGTGCTCGACGTCTGGTGATAGACCTCCACGCGTAACTGATGCTCGATTGAGGCCTCAAGGTAGTCCGCCCAGCACGACAACCCGCTGCTGACCAGCCGCACCCGTTCAGGCCCATGGATGTCGATGCCACAACCGTCTCGACGAAGCTGGTCAAAACCACTTAGCACGTCCGCGTCAATCAGCCCAGTACGCTCGGACAACTCTTCCACCGACCAATCGCTGGCAGGTTCGAGCAAAAGTGGCAACAGCTTGATGCTGAGCGAATCACTCATCGCGATCCAGCCCCAGGTCGAGCCCACGTACCGAATGCGTGAGTGCCCCCATCGAAATGCGATCCACGCCGGTCTCCGCCACGGCCCGCAAGGTCTTCTCAGTGATCCCGCCCGACGCCTCCAGCAGGACACCCGGCGCGAGGCGATCACGCTCCGCCACGGCTTGCCGCATGACCTCGTGTGGCATGTTATCCAGCAGGACGATGTCAACGCCCGCAGCCAACATTGCGGAGAGTTGCTCAAGCCGATCGATCTCCACCTCGAAAAACTCGAGCTTCGACGAGCCGTCCTTTGCGAAGGTGATCCAGCTCTTTAATCGACTCTCTAGCTCATCATCCGGAATCGATGCCAGATGATTGTCCTTAACCAGCACAGCGTCATACAGCCCCATCCGATGTGAAACCCCGCCCCCACAAGCCACCGCATACTTATCCAATCCACGCCAACCTGGCAGCGTCTTGCGGGTATCGCACAGGACCGCTTGAGTGCCCTGAATTAGACGAGTGAGACGCGAGGTTTCCGTTGCGATCCCCGACATCCGACTCAGCAGATTCAACAGCGTGCGCTCGACAGCCAGCAGCGCCCGAAGATTCCCCGAAAGTGAGAGCACGCTCTGCCCCGCAGCGATAACCGCACCATCCTCAGCCTCGCTGACGACTCGAACATCCAGGTCGAACACGTTCAGCAAGGCGGACACCGCCGACAACCCGCTGATAACACCAGCTTCTCGCGCGACCACACGAACCGCAGCCCGCTCATCAGCGTCCACCACCAACTCCGAGGTCACATCCCGACGCGCCGGGCCGAGGTCCTCCGCGAGGGCCAGTTGCAGCAGAGCCCGTAGATGTTCCTCGCCGACATAGTCGTGCAGCCGCAGCCGGAGGGTAGGGGGCGGAGGGGTCATGCGGGCACATCCCTCCGCGGCACGACTATCTCGAACCGCCGGTTGCGCTGCCGCACCGCCCAGATGTGGTCGCCCACCTCCAGTTTCTGTCGTT from Phycisphaeraceae bacterium harbors:
- the acpS gene encoding holo-ACP synthase; amino-acid sequence: MTREGLPHTGFPPIVLGHGVDLTEVSRVLDLIEKHGESFLERCFTQAEAEYASDSKRFGEHLAARFAAKEAVLKALGTGLTSGISWQDIEVIRSPLGKPNVRLSGRAHDIAAELGITDWHLSLSHTAGLAMASVIATGPPRIEQGG
- a CDS encoding small basic protein, with the protein product MSLDRSLRASGGLARHRNVLSRAERIAKLSAEGKFVPSENDPLGLPKLANRKLAAGKTTKKKKGTETEEEAK
- a CDS encoding aminotransferase class I/II-fold pyridoxal phosphate-dependent enzyme, which produces MLDPESYLASRVHQIDASGIRRVFDLAAKLDNPINLSIGQPHFDVPDAAKHAAIQAIEQGFNRYTQTQGVANLIARINTDTAKQYPGTLGAADRAQLAEGFQTLITSGVSGGLMLMLLACCNPGDDVLIPDPYFVMYRHLVTLAGGNPVYVDTYPDFQLTPERVERAITPKSKLLLFSSPSNPTGVVLTEDNAKALASLAAKRGLLLASDEIYDQFCYDGPCPSVARHTDRVILLRGFSKTYAMTGWRLGYATGPRAIIEQMTKLQQYSFVCAPSMTQAAGVAALDVDMQPYVDEYRQRRDHVAQRLLEAGYNLTTPGGAFYAFPEVPQHLGITASQFAERTVKQGVLLIPGSVFSNRDTHFRISYACGPEQLEAGLDVLANLGKGA
- a CDS encoding alkaline phosphatase D family protein — encoded protein: MLRHVLAVPALWTALLLSGCATSETTTTPPPTPSAAATQPKAQATKASEPAPVAVKKPAAAKQASYQQIASTPAASVVVEAVINGYKPLMAEKPLERIAFGSCLRQGRPQPIWDVINAMTPDLFIFAGDNVYADTEDMAVMRGVYSELAARPGFAKLKSSTPILATWDDHDYGVNDGGKEYPKKAESQREFLEFWGVPTDSPRYDREGVYHSVVVGPEGKRTQIILLDTRYHRDDLERLPEDQRKHGPYAERDDQSATMLGEAQWAWLAEELKKPAELRLIVSSIQVVANEHGWERWSALPWQRDKLFQTIEDSEAEGVIFLSGDRHHGEVSVCGGTGPYMSVDVTSSGLNSAGGRIITEENHHRASENAVGDNHFGLLDIDWSGEYPQVRIRLIDEQERAQFDDSLDTKKLTFTYGEGDTHGRHSETVKAEETAATP
- the pheA gene encoding prephenate dehydratase, producing the protein MTENPSPVDPMSIDAQLAPLREKIDRLDRDLIELLNQRAEVVVEIGRIKRDTGGPIYAPDREQRVLERVRELNRDRVLPDSCVEAIWREMMSGSFALERPLRIGYLGPPGSFSHLAARRKFGASVEYDNLDDIPLIFESVDRGDLDYGLIPIENSTEGFVTTSLDCLITARSRVCAEVLLPIHHNLLANCDPPDIKVIYSHPQALAQCRHWLSAQFPQVPRVATSSTSKAAEQAASEPGAAAIGSALAAQTFGLAMQFQNIEDTSGNMTRFYIIAQQETNPTGDDKTATFFTTRHKAGALADVLDVFREHGINLTHIDKRPSKRKHWDYVFFVDLLGHTSEANVAKAISEAAEHCLELRVLGSFPRATQPL
- a CDS encoding glycosyltransferase family 1 protein, coding for MRLAIVTETYPPEVNGVAMTLQQLAEGMVERGHCVEIIRPRQNADDNNRTVDGIEHVTVQGVPLPRYDGLKLGLPSAGTMIRRWRANPPHVAHIATEGPLGLSALWATHRVKLPVTSAFHTNFHEYFDHYGLSPLRRFLVWYLKRFHNACCSTMVPAVPMRDALASRGFERLTLLGRGVDTDLFHPDHRSDDLRRSWDASPEDVVMVYVGRVAEEKNMPLAIEAFQAARQTVPNLKLVIVGDGPLREQLQQAHSDVIFAGTRRGEELAAHYASGDIFIFASTTETYGNVIPEAMASGLAVVTFDYAAGQALIQDNDNGRLAHFGDRDHFIQVTKELSSDINAIDRCRSQARTTTLALSWSAVHERFEQLLMDASKMRCPEAETSEKTREAGTHV
- a CDS encoding biotin--[acetyl-CoA-carboxylase] ligase, with product MSDSLSIKLLPLLLEPASDWSVEELSERTGLIDADVLSGFDQLRRDGCGIDIHGPERVRLVSSGLSCWADYLEASIEHQLRVEVYHQTSSTQDVLKRLLDGEQRGATVAMADEQTAGRGRRGRSWLAASGDGLLMSLAWPLEGSEPVERMPVIGCLAVAESVHLLPTHQAATIRWPNDVLLNDRKLAGVLIERVADASGQSWAVIGWGINVLGTPEVEGPQRLDGSITAPTSLADLGLRIDRLWLAHAVLERFVSLTKLDTGDLAERWRVRSSDLGRQATLKVNGQMLCGEVIDVDITSGLVLRDHSGVCHWVPSAQASRACDEVA
- the nadC gene encoding carboxylating nicotinate-nucleotide diphosphorylase is translated as MTPPPPTLRLRLHDYVGEEHLRALLQLALAEDLGPARRDVTSELVVDADERAAVRVVAREAGVISGLSAVSALLNVFDLDVRVVSEAEDGAVIAAGQSVLSLSGNLRALLAVERTLLNLLSRMSGIATETSRLTRLIQGTQAVLCDTRKTLPGWRGLDKYAVACGGGVSHRMGLYDAVLVKDNHLASIPDDELESRLKSWITFAKDGSSKLEFFEVEIDRLEQLSAMLAAGVDIVLLDNMPHEVMRQAVAERDRLAPGVLLEASGGITEKTLRAVAETGVDRISMGALTHSVRGLDLGLDRDE